One window of Desulfovibrio sp. genomic DNA carries:
- a CDS encoding sugar transferase, producing the protein MISTYRMALLQTLDLVCILLALSITGFLTVEPDLSIFHDYTGATLFTIFFYMLFFYILDAYSVGNEDFKETVGRVLVACLLGIISSATASYAFQHWRFDRETVAMLFMMSLCFSLGWRWIYHLNAEKLTHPLRILLVGVDRAGKVRQLLAEGLPKAEILGYVGERDQGPDAGPCLGAPFMALDIAKEKQATMILLLPDAPIDDDIARDLLEAKLRGSMVVDIRSFYEHVVQRLPLSQINDEWLLQTEGFSLNTRGSLRRLKRALDVLISLLLLIPAAPIMLITAIIVRLESPGPVIYKQDRVGLFEKEFTVYKFRSMRADAEKNGAVWASAQDARVTKFGKFIRKVRIDELPQIWNILKGDMSFIGPRPERMAFVRQLKESIPYYTLRHTVKPGLTGWAQVCYPYGASEEDARRKLEYDLYYIKNMSILLDINIVFKTVGVVLFPKGAR; encoded by the coding sequence ATGATAAGCACTTACCGCATGGCCCTCTTGCAGACGCTTGACCTGGTCTGCATTCTGCTGGCCCTCAGCATTACCGGTTTTTTGACGGTAGAGCCGGATCTGAGCATTTTTCACGACTACACGGGCGCCACGCTCTTTACGATCTTTTTCTACATGCTCTTTTTCTACATTCTTGATGCCTACAGCGTGGGCAACGAGGATTTCAAGGAAACCGTAGGCCGTGTGCTTGTGGCCTGCCTTCTGGGCATCATTTCTTCGGCCACCGCGTCCTACGCTTTTCAGCACTGGCGCTTTGACCGCGAGACCGTGGCCATGCTTTTCATGATGTCGCTCTGCTTTTCACTGGGCTGGCGCTGGATATACCACCTCAACGCCGAAAAACTCACCCACCCCCTGCGCATACTGCTGGTGGGTGTAGACCGCGCGGGCAAGGTACGCCAGCTGCTGGCCGAAGGCCTGCCCAAGGCCGAGATTCTTGGCTATGTGGGCGAACGCGATCAGGGCCCCGACGCTGGACCGTGCCTTGGCGCGCCCTTTATGGCGCTGGATATTGCCAAGGAAAAGCAGGCCACCATGATTCTGCTGCTGCCCGACGCGCCCATTGACGACGACATAGCCCGCGACCTGCTTGAAGCAAAGCTGCGCGGCAGCATGGTTGTAGACATCCGCAGCTTTTACGAACATGTGGTGCAGCGCCTGCCGCTCTCGCAGATCAACGACGAATGGCTGCTGCAGACCGAGGGCTTTTCGCTCAATACCCGCGGCTCGCTGCGCCGTCTCAAGCGCGCGCTTGACGTGCTGATTTCGCTGCTGCTGCTCATACCCGCTGCGCCCATCATGCTGATCACGGCCATTATTGTGCGGCTGGAGTCTCCCGGCCCGGTCATTTACAAACAGGACCGCGTGGGCCTTTTTGAAAAGGAATTTACGGTCTACAAATTCCGCTCCATGCGCGCCGATGCGGAAAAGAACGGAGCCGTGTGGGCCAGCGCCCAGGACGCCCGTGTGACCAAGTTTGGCAAGTTTATCCGCAAGGTACGCATAGACGAACTGCCCCAGATATGGAACATCCTTAAAGGGGACATGAGTTTTATCGGCCCCCGGCCCGAGCGCATGGCCTTTGTGCGCCAGCTCAAGGAAAGCATACCCTACTATACCCTGCGCCACACTGTTAAGCCGGGGCTCACGGGATGGGCGCAGGTATGCTACCCTTACGGCGCCTCCGAAGAAGACGCGCGCCGCAAGCTGGAATATGACCTGTACTACATCAAGAACATGTCCATCCTGCTGGACATCAACATTGTCTTTAAAACCGTAGGCGTAGTGCTCTTTCCCAAGGGCGCGCGCTAG
- a CDS encoding EAL domain-containing protein, whose translation MRIKHLSIIVCAAIVGLFIMISYITSEIVVVRGVETIEGNASSEKMRQLRNHINAQQVQIGHIAVDWACWDDAYRFMQYMDPEFVKTNLQQQMLVKLNLSSIAYYDREGVHAAFVEDATENWAPGQSGEAQRLFALLTRKLMSSADEGMKGILMIGGVPHIMAAQKIRDTAMLLPPNGVVFMTRAMDAEFIRDAEHDTLLHFSILPVDVFNTVPTAADDVTGFKTVREDGAVNSYSVVRDVFDCSAFCLRLVTDREIAQLGKRMFMQNFILIVITGMSMLVAFLYFTEKQILRRILSMQRQAQHIEKSSTTLKKIEIGGDDEIFDLSLKINSMIDALQSNEKFLQQTLDTLQAGVITIEPGSLKIRSINAFAQKFIGLPTEEIVGKACHEFVCPRGVDLCPMVNGHSRAELLAGKLVATDGTQKTIVKSVRAIQMNGEEIYLESFVDITDLETTRQELQRSEERYKTLFMNTGTATAVISSTGLIFLTNTEFSNLVGLPSDEIEGKLFISRFLSKSLFAPQQLFAADASHTREKFETELITHGGKTANVLVTLARIPGSGLSVISLLDISERSAMEKELAYRANHDVLTGLANKSLTEEKLLDALREASITGGMVGVLLIDLDRFKQVNDSFGHSLGDKLLRQAAERLTYLARQDDCVARTGGDEFVIVAGRVHSKNQIEALAKNVLCSLNRCFYVDDYSIYLSASIGIACYPDNGGTMEALLQSADLAMYRAKAKGKNTYDFFTEDLTVAANDRMALETEMFRAMDSAAFDVYYQPKISIAEKSLAGCEALVRWKRPDGSWVSPAVFIPLAEETGLVRRLDMYVLRRACRQHREWKDQGLGNVRVAVNMSGRSIIAESFVDDVLDVLGREDVRPEHIGIEITETAFMSNMAEASRAIAALSEQGIKIYLDDFGTGYSSLYYLHTLPIASLKIDKSFIDGINAPANASNELVRTVLTLANGLGMATVAEGVETREQAEFLAENGCKIIQGYLFSPAISGNNFARYIKESTERIAAALS comes from the coding sequence ATGCGCATAAAGCATCTTTCCATTATTGTTTGCGCGGCCATTGTGGGCCTGTTCATAATGATTTCATACATTACGTCTGAAATTGTCGTTGTGCGCGGGGTAGAAACCATTGAAGGCAATGCCTCAAGCGAAAAAATGCGGCAGTTGCGCAACCACATTAATGCCCAACAGGTGCAGATAGGTCATATCGCTGTGGACTGGGCCTGTTGGGACGATGCTTACCGGTTCATGCAGTATATGGATCCCGAGTTTGTCAAAACAAATTTGCAGCAACAAATGCTTGTGAAGCTCAACCTGTCTTCCATTGCCTATTACGACAGGGAGGGGGTGCACGCGGCCTTTGTAGAAGACGCAACGGAAAACTGGGCACCGGGCCAATCGGGCGAAGCGCAAAGACTTTTTGCATTGCTGACCCGCAAGCTTATGAGCAGCGCCGATGAAGGCATGAAAGGCATACTGATGATCGGCGGCGTGCCGCATATAATGGCAGCCCAGAAAATACGCGATACTGCCATGCTGCTGCCGCCCAACGGCGTGGTCTTTATGACGCGCGCCATGGACGCGGAATTTATAAGGGATGCTGAGCACGACACCCTTCTGCACTTTTCCATACTGCCGGTGGATGTGTTCAACACTGTGCCCACAGCGGCGGATGACGTAACAGGATTTAAAACTGTGCGCGAAGACGGTGCGGTCAATTCGTACTCTGTAGTACGTGATGTGTTTGACTGTTCTGCCTTTTGTCTGCGCCTTGTCACGGACAGGGAGATAGCGCAGCTCGGCAAGCGCATGTTCATGCAGAATTTCATTCTCATTGTCATTACCGGCATGAGCATGCTGGTGGCCTTTCTGTATTTTACGGAAAAGCAGATACTACGGCGCATACTATCCATGCAGCGTCAGGCGCAGCACATAGAAAAAAGCAGCACGACACTGAAAAAAATAGAGATTGGAGGCGACGACGAGATCTTTGATCTTTCTCTCAAGATCAACAGTATGATCGATGCCCTGCAATCAAACGAAAAGTTTTTGCAGCAAACGCTCGATACCCTGCAGGCTGGTGTTATCACCATAGAGCCCGGTAGCCTGAAAATTCGCAGCATCAACGCCTTTGCCCAGAAATTTATCGGCCTGCCCACGGAAGAAATTGTGGGCAAGGCCTGCCACGAATTTGTCTGCCCCAGGGGGGTAGACCTGTGCCCCATGGTCAACGGGCACTCCAGGGCCGAATTGCTGGCTGGCAAACTGGTGGCTACCGACGGCACGCAGAAAACTATTGTTAAGTCTGTACGCGCCATTCAGATGAACGGTGAGGAAATTTATCTGGAATCGTTCGTGGATATCACTGATCTTGAGACAACCCGTCAGGAGCTGCAACGGTCGGAAGAACGCTACAAGACCCTGTTCATGAACACGGGCACAGCCACGGCGGTTATCAGCAGTACGGGGCTGATCTTTTTGACCAATACGGAGTTTTCCAATCTGGTGGGCCTGCCTTCTGATGAAATTGAGGGCAAGCTGTTCATAAGCAGGTTCCTGAGCAAAAGCCTGTTTGCCCCGCAGCAGCTCTTTGCAGCAGATGCCAGCCATACCCGCGAAAAGTTTGAAACAGAGCTCATCACGCACGGCGGCAAAACCGCAAACGTGCTCGTGACGCTGGCCAGGATACCGGGCAGCGGGCTCTCTGTTATTTCGCTGCTGGATATTTCTGAACGTTCGGCCATGGAAAAGGAACTGGCCTACAGAGCCAACCACGACGTGCTCACCGGGCTGGCCAACAAGTCGCTGACCGAAGAAAAACTGCTGGATGCCCTGCGCGAGGCCAGCATCACCGGCGGTATGGTGGGGGTTCTGCTTATAGATCTTGACCGGTTCAAACAGGTCAACGACAGCTTTGGGCATTCGCTGGGCGACAAGCTGTTGCGCCAGGCCGCAGAGCGGCTGACCTATCTTGCGCGGCAGGATGACTGCGTGGCCCGAACCGGGGGCGATGAATTTGTAATTGTTGCAGGCAGGGTGCACAGCAAAAACCAGATTGAAGCGCTGGCAAAGAACGTGCTGTGCTCACTTAACCGCTGCTTTTATGTGGATGATTATTCCATATACCTCAGCGCCAGCATTGGCATTGCCTGTTACCCGGACAACGGCGGCACCATGGAGGCGCTCCTGCAAAGCGCAGATCTTGCCATGTACAGGGCCAAGGCCAAGGGCAAGAACACCTATGACTTCTTTACCGAAGATCTGACCGTGGCCGCCAATGACCGTATGGCCCTCGAAACCGAAATGTTCAGAGCCATGGACAGCGCCGCATTTGATGTCTACTACCAGCCCAAGATCAGCATTGCCGAAAAATCACTGGCAGGCTGCGAGGCCCTGGTGCGCTGGAAACGCCCCGACGGCAGCTGGGTGTCGCCAGCTGTCTTTATTCCTCTGGCAGAAGAAACCGGGCTCGTGCGGCGGCTCGACATGTACGTGCTGCGCCGTGCGTGCAGGCAGCATCGAGAATGGAAGGATCAGGGGTTGGGCAATGTGCGGGTGGCGGTCAATATGTCTGGTCGCAGCATCATTGCCGAATCATTTGTGGATGATGTGCTGGACGTGCTGGGGCGCGAGGATGTGCGGCCGGAGCATATTGGCATCGAAATAACCGAGACTGCCTTCATGTCCAACATGGCCGAGGCCTCGCGGGCTATCGCCGCCTTGAGCGAGCAGGGCATAAAGATCTATCTGGACGATTTTGGTACGGGCTATTCATCGCTCTACTATCTGCACACCCTGCCCATTGCCAGCCTCAAGATCGACAAGTCCTTCATTGACGGCATCAATGCGCCCGCCAACGCTTCCAACGAGTTGGTCAGAACCGTGCTTACCCTGGCCAATGGTCTGGGCATGGCCACAGTGGCCGAGGGCGTGGAAACACGGGAGCAGGCCGAATTCCTGGCTGAAAACGGCTGCAAGATCATTCAGGGCTATCTGTTTTCACCAGCCATCAGCGGCAACAACTTTGCGCGATATATTAAGGAATCTACCGAGCGCATTGCAGCGGCGCTGTCTTAG
- a CDS encoding (deoxy)nucleoside triphosphate pyrophosphohydrolase, translating into MQHIEVAAGIIWRGKRFLASQRLSDKPLEGYWEFPGGKLEACESPLDALKRELAEELGIGVRQAVFWKSLDHEYEERGFGVRIYFFHVTEFAGEPCGAEGQNLRWVEPQEAFALGFLPADAVVLEELVSRQPSIG; encoded by the coding sequence ATGCAGCATATAGAAGTAGCAGCCGGCATCATCTGGCGTGGCAAGAGGTTTCTGGCCAGCCAGCGGCTGAGTGACAAACCTCTGGAAGGGTACTGGGAATTTCCCGGCGGCAAGCTTGAAGCATGCGAAAGCCCGCTGGATGCCCTGAAGCGCGAGCTGGCCGAAGAGCTGGGCATCGGGGTGCGGCAGGCCGTGTTCTGGAAAAGTCTTGACCACGAATATGAAGAGCGCGGTTTTGGCGTGCGCATCTACTTTTTTCATGTGACCGAGTTTGCGGGCGAACCCTGCGGTGCGGAAGGGCAGAACCTGCGCTGGGTAGAACCGCAGGAGGCTTTTGCCCTGGGTTTTTTGCCTGCCGATGCCGTGGTGCTCGAAGAGCTGGTGTCACGTCAACCCAGCATCGGCTGA